The following are from one region of the Hymenobacter radiodurans genome:
- a CDS encoding S41 family peptidase, protein MKKLWLLMLLTAATHAAHCQIAPAPLPDSVQTFLDKSLTLLETYSLERSTVDWFQLRQTVYQKAQGAQSVRELLPIYPYVFEQLKDDHGWLTYKGKTYKWRNTARPAYTNAAVKEALAKKPGILVKMLPNNVGYIQLPGINAGGSLQAMRDAAKVVQDSLCRINSNKVKAWIIDLRLNDGGAMAPMLAGIAPLLGDGHLGGFVDKDGKPDQQWYLKQGNFYMDTLQVTTLQNRCPVKRTDKPIAVLLSGMTASSGEIVAISLKGRPAIRFFGEPTYGATTANESYRISGSSYLTIAGLLETDRNKTTYKTSLTPTCSSPAATTSPTCAKTPK, encoded by the coding sequence ATGAAGAAACTCTGGCTACTGATGCTCCTTACGGCTGCTACCCACGCGGCCCACTGCCAAATCGCGCCGGCCCCGCTCCCCGATTCCGTTCAAACTTTTCTCGACAAGAGTCTGACGCTGCTGGAAACCTATTCGCTCGAACGCAGCACCGTCGATTGGTTCCAGCTGCGCCAGACTGTGTACCAGAAAGCCCAGGGAGCCCAATCGGTGAGGGAGCTGCTGCCGATTTACCCGTATGTATTCGAGCAGCTCAAGGACGACCACGGCTGGCTGACCTACAAGGGTAAAACCTATAAGTGGCGCAACACCGCCCGCCCAGCCTACACCAACGCCGCCGTGAAGGAGGCACTGGCTAAAAAGCCCGGTATTCTGGTCAAAATGCTCCCCAACAACGTCGGCTATATTCAGCTGCCGGGCATCAATGCTGGGGGCAGTCTGCAAGCCATGCGCGACGCGGCGAAAGTGGTGCAGGATTCGCTCTGCCGCATCAACTCCAATAAGGTAAAGGCCTGGATCATTGATCTGCGCTTGAACGACGGCGGGGCCATGGCGCCTATGCTGGCCGGTATCGCGCCCTTGCTCGGCGACGGCCACTTGGGGGGCTTTGTGGACAAGGACGGCAAGCCCGATCAGCAGTGGTACCTCAAGCAAGGCAACTTCTACATGGATACATTGCAGGTAACCACGCTCCAGAACCGCTGCCCCGTCAAACGCACCGACAAGCCCATTGCCGTGCTGCTCAGCGGCATGACCGCCAGCTCCGGCGAGATTGTGGCCATCAGCCTAAAAGGCCGGCCCGCCATCCGCTTCTTCGGTGAGCCCACCTACGGCGCTACCACGGCCAACGAAAGCTACCGCATCAGCGGCTCCTCCTACCTCACCATCGCCGGCCTACTGGAAACCGACCGCAACAAAACCACCTACAAAACCAGCCTCACCCCGACGTGCTCATCACCGGCGGCGACAACTTCACCGACCTGCGCCAAGACGCCAAAGTAG
- a CDS encoding nucleotidyltransferase domain-containing protein, with protein sequence MHARIQTALTQLEATHNVRVLYACESGSRAWGFPSPDSDYDVRFIYAHPTDWYLTLDEGPDTLNFPVDEEFDLAGWELRKALKLLRGSNAALFEWLQSPVVYREALDFRAALQPFMGGCFNPRAGLHHYLGLVRRGVEDDLTGEEVRLKRLFYALRSALAARWIRERPADLPPMEFRQLRELLPAALNASVDELLACKATADEKTTVPSPSELLMFLREEYEASQAVRNTLLVPAAGAVSGVDALFRRLVKKA encoded by the coding sequence ATGCACGCTCGTATCCAAACGGCTCTCACCCAACTCGAAGCTACCCACAACGTTCGCGTCCTCTATGCTTGCGAGTCAGGCAGCCGGGCCTGGGGCTTCCCTTCGCCCGACAGCGACTACGACGTGCGCTTCATCTACGCGCACCCCACCGACTGGTACCTGACGCTGGATGAAGGGCCCGATACGCTCAACTTCCCCGTGGATGAAGAGTTCGATTTGGCCGGTTGGGAGCTGCGCAAGGCGCTGAAACTGCTGCGCGGCTCCAACGCAGCGTTGTTTGAGTGGCTACAGTCGCCGGTAGTGTATCGGGAGGCGCTGGATTTTCGGGCGGCGTTGCAGCCGTTTATGGGTGGATGCTTTAATCCGCGGGCCGGTTTACACCACTACCTGGGCCTAGTGCGACGCGGAGTGGAAGATGATTTGACGGGCGAGGAGGTGCGGCTGAAGCGGTTATTTTACGCGTTGCGCTCGGCCCTTGCGGCCCGCTGGATTCGGGAGCGGCCCGCCGATTTACCCCCCATGGAGTTTCGGCAGTTGCGGGAGCTACTGCCGGCCGCGTTGAATGCAAGTGTCGATGAACTGTTGGCCTGCAAAGCCACGGCCGATGAAAAAACTACCGTGCCGTCGCCGTCGGAGTTACTGATGTTTTTGCGGGAGGAATATGAGGCTAGTCAAGCGGTGCGTAATACATTGCTAGTTCCGGCTGCTGGGGCCGTTTCAGGGGTGGATGCATTATTTAGGCGATTGGTAAAGAAGGCTTAA
- a CDS encoding DNA polymerase beta superfamily protein: MTISDLRQRGLILFEAISGSRAYGTHLPHSDTDLKGVFILPETEFYGLDYVPQVANETNDEVFYELRRFVELLLKNNPTVLELLGTPPDCVISRHPLFAAFRAEDFLSKLCRQSFAEYAVAQIRKARGLNKKINHPEPPTRKSVLDFCYVTVGAGAQPVQLWLAHHGYSIAQCGLANVPHLTDLYALFVEDKKAPHGYRGLVRDPETSQDVLLSAVPKGQEPVAYLSFNRNGYSTYCRVFREYHEWVKKRNAERYENTVQHGKNYDAKNMLHVFRLLQMAEEIALTGQLHVRRPNRDFLLQIRRGEFEYETLVEQAEALVMRVEAAFAASNLPEAPDKQAAEQLLIRMRQDWYSAASR, translated from the coding sequence ATGACCATCTCCGACCTGCGCCAGCGCGGCCTGATTCTTTTTGAAGCCATCAGCGGGAGCCGCGCCTACGGTACCCATCTGCCCCACTCGGATACTGATTTGAAAGGCGTATTCATTCTGCCCGAAACCGAGTTCTACGGCCTCGACTACGTGCCTCAGGTCGCCAATGAAACCAACGACGAGGTGTTCTACGAGCTGCGCCGCTTCGTGGAATTACTGCTCAAAAACAACCCCACCGTTCTGGAACTGCTGGGCACGCCTCCCGACTGCGTTATTTCCCGGCATCCGTTGTTCGCGGCATTTCGGGCCGAAGATTTCCTGTCGAAGCTCTGCCGCCAGAGCTTCGCCGAGTACGCCGTGGCCCAGATTCGGAAGGCGCGAGGCTTGAATAAGAAAATTAATCATCCCGAGCCGCCCACCCGAAAGTCGGTGCTGGACTTTTGCTACGTGACGGTGGGCGCCGGGGCGCAACCGGTGCAGCTGTGGCTCGCGCACCACGGCTACAGTATTGCCCAATGCGGTCTAGCCAACGTGCCCCACCTTACGGATTTATACGCGCTGTTTGTCGAGGATAAAAAAGCCCCCCACGGCTACCGAGGCTTGGTGCGCGACCCCGAAACCTCCCAGGATGTGCTGCTGTCGGCCGTGCCGAAAGGGCAGGAGCCAGTGGCGTACTTGAGCTTCAACCGCAACGGCTACAGCACTTACTGCCGCGTGTTTCGGGAGTACCACGAGTGGGTAAAAAAGCGCAATGCGGAGCGCTATGAGAACACGGTGCAACACGGCAAAAACTACGACGCGAAGAATATGCTGCATGTATTTCGACTCCTGCAAATGGCCGAAGAAATTGCCCTCACTGGTCAGCTACACGTGCGCCGGCCCAACCGAGATTTTCTGCTGCAAATTCGGCGAGGCGAGTTTGAATATGAAACATTAGTGGAACAAGCCGAGGCGCTGGTAATGCGCGTGGAAGCTGCGTTTGCCGCCTCCAATTTGCCGGAAGCGCCAGATAAACAAGCCGCCGAGCAACTGCTGATTCGGATGCGGCAGGATTGGTACTCGGCAGCAAGCCGGTAG